The following are from one region of the Amedibacterium intestinale genome:
- a CDS encoding N-acetyltransferase, with translation MTEKFMNLTMDTIDREHVCCAISDKKHQAGVLEKKKWLKERFTEGHVFRKLDVQGKVFIEYAPLETAWVPIQGNNYMYIYCLWVAGSFKGKGYANELLKYCIWDAKEKGKAGVCVLSSKKKKPFLSDKKFFLNYGFEVVDTVKQEYELLALSFDGNKPYFTECAKQLRIKENELTIYYDFQCPYILNSIVQVKEYCNEHNIPLHLIVVDTLEKAKNLPCVFNNWAVFYKGEFETHHLLNAVFLKKKFLL, from the coding sequence ATGACAGAAAAATTTATGAATCTAACAATGGACACGATTGACAGGGAACATGTATGTTGTGCTATTTCTGATAAAAAACATCAGGCGGGTGTATTAGAAAAAAAGAAATGGTTAAAGGAAAGATTCACTGAAGGTCATGTCTTTCGAAAATTGGATGTGCAGGGAAAAGTATTTATTGAATATGCACCACTAGAAACAGCTTGGGTTCCTATTCAGGGGAATAATTATATGTATATTTATTGCCTTTGGGTAGCTGGTTCTTTTAAGGGAAAAGGTTATGCAAACGAACTTCTTAAATATTGTATCTGGGATGCGAAAGAAAAGGGGAAAGCAGGTGTTTGTGTTCTTAGTTCAAAAAAGAAAAAACCATTTTTATCAGATAAGAAATTTTTTCTAAACTATGGCTTTGAAGTTGTTGATACAGTGAAACAAGAATATGAATTGCTGGCTTTGTCTTTTGATGGAAACAAGCCTTATTTTACAGAATGTGCAAAACAACTGCGTATCAAAGAAAATGAATTAACCATTTATTATGATTTTCAATGTCCGTATATTTTAAATAGTATTGTACAAGTAAAGGAGTATTGTAATGAGCATAATATCCCACTTCATCTAATTGTGGTGGATACATTAGAAAAAGCGAAAAATCTTCCTTGTGTCTTTAATAATTGGGCAGTTTTTTATAAAGGTGAATTTGAGACACATCATCTTTTAAATGCAGTTTTTTTAAAAAAGAAATTTTTATTGTAG
- a CDS encoding helix-turn-helix transcriptional regulator, whose protein sequence is MKESRLFKIMYYLLEKGKSTAPELAERFEVSVRTIYRDIDVISSAGVPIYVTTGRNGGIQIAEDYVIDRLFLSDEEKDEILTALKSVAIAENRENDIISKLSSIFRVQKDHWLEVDFSRWGSKSLDSHVFETLKKGILTNTMLCITYANTRGEIKDRVICPIKLTYKAKSWYVKAYCLSKKDFRMFKLTRIINLYEVNRHFHPLRFPSENNEKEQQIQLQQIVLRFPQMMAYRVYDEFDVEEIRKDENDDFIVSTKLPVDDWLLGYLLSFGSNVQILEPEYLKNAVWKEAKKIGEYHKP, encoded by the coding sequence ATGAAGGAAAGTAGATTGTTTAAAATTATGTATTATTTACTTGAAAAAGGGAAATCAACTGCTCCAGAGTTAGCTGAGAGATTTGAGGTATCTGTGAGAACTATATATAGAGATATTGACGTTATTAGCAGTGCAGGAGTACCTATTTATGTAACTACAGGTCGTAATGGAGGAATCCAAATTGCTGAAGATTATGTCATAGACCGTTTGTTTTTATCTGATGAAGAAAAAGACGAAATCTTGACAGCATTAAAAAGTGTAGCAATTGCAGAAAATAGAGAAAATGATATTATTTCAAAACTATCCTCTATCTTTCGTGTTCAAAAAGATCATTGGCTTGAAGTTGATTTTTCACGCTGGGGAAGTAAATCATTAGATTCCCATGTATTTGAAACATTAAAAAAAGGAATCCTTACGAATACAATGCTTTGTATTACGTATGCAAATACACGAGGAGAAATTAAGGATAGAGTGATATGTCCAATAAAATTAACATACAAAGCAAAAAGCTGGTATGTAAAAGCATATTGCTTATCTAAAAAAGATTTTCGTATGTTTAAACTGACACGTATCATAAATCTGTATGAAGTAAACAGACACTTTCATCCTTTGCGATTTCCATCAGAAAATAATGAAAAAGAGCAGCAAATACAACTTCAGCAGATTGTTTTACGTTTTCCGCAAATGATGGCTTATCGCGTTTATGATGAATTTGATGTAGAAGAAATAAGGAAAGATGAAAATGATGATTTTATCGTTTCTACAAAGTTGCCTGTTGATGATTGGCTGCTTGGTTATCTTCTTTCATTTGGTTCAAATGTTCAAATTTTGGAACCAGAATATTTAAAAAATGCTGTATGGAAAGAAGCAAAGAAAATAGGGGAATATCATAAACCATGA
- a CDS encoding helix-turn-helix domain-containing protein translates to MEFNEKLQELRKEKGMSQEALAYELGVSRQAVSKWETAQGYPEMDKLIQIGKLFHVSMDYLLNNENVVQNTESENEGNASYVYTMEMIESTLRWKKRFAFFIAFGVAFIVGALSFPILMRNSDMGGAVFLLAVAISVAIFIASGLMDHHLCEHLDERIYVKQSDIDQLHEQYRRFRMKFTLMITLGVFLCIIGLCVVVLMDALYTQYSDKNGVWFVLFVAVALLLIIPAGIIDSSYQRFVYFDKHNKNKEKEQKKIKEAEEGKTAKYDFLWGITMPLTAFFFIWQGLEYDNWKIMWIVFPVMAIVTTGFINILNLLDKNKQDK, encoded by the coding sequence ATGGAATTTAATGAAAAACTGCAGGAGTTAAGAAAAGAAAAAGGAATGTCGCAGGAAGCTTTGGCATATGAACTTGGTGTAAGTCGACAGGCAGTGAGCAAGTGGGAAACTGCACAGGGATATCCGGAAATGGATAAGCTTATTCAAATAGGAAAGTTATTTCATGTATCTATGGATTATTTGTTGAACAATGAGAATGTAGTGCAGAATACAGAAAGTGAAAATGAAGGAAATGCCTCTTATGTATATACAATGGAAATGATAGAGTCTACGCTTCGCTGGAAAAAGCGGTTCGCATTTTTCATTGCCTTTGGTGTGGCATTCATTGTAGGAGCGTTAAGCTTTCCTATTTTGATGAGAAACTCAGATATGGGTGGTGCAGTCTTTTTGTTGGCAGTGGCAATTAGTGTAGCAATCTTTATCGCATCTGGTTTGATGGATCATCACTTATGTGAACATTTGGATGAGCGTATCTATGTAAAACAATCAGATATCGATCAGCTGCATGAACAATATCGCCGCTTTCGAATGAAGTTTACTCTTATGATTACTTTAGGTGTATTTTTATGCATCATAGGATTGTGTGTGGTAGTTTTGATGGATGCTTTATATACACAATATAGTGATAAAAATGGAGTCTGGTTTGTGCTTTTTGTAGCGGTTGCCTTATTGCTTATCATACCAGCTGGTATAATAGATAGTTCTTATCAGCGTTTTGTTTATTTTGATAAACATAATAAAAATAAGGAAAAAGAACAAAAGAAAATAAAAGAGGCGGAAGAAGGAAAGACAGCAAAATATGATTTTCTATGGGGGATTACGATGCCTTTAACAGCTTTCTTCTTTATTTGGCAGGGATTAGAATATGATAATTGGAAGATTATGTGGATCGTATTTCCTGTCATGGCAATCGTAACAACAGGATTTATAAATATATTAAATTTATTAGATAAAAATAAACAGGATAAATAA
- a CDS encoding alpha/beta fold hydrolase: MPYIFLHGLGQDLLCWNDVLKFLKISEIENMHCPSLCSFLKKDADYESLYSAFVSYCEQFQEPLHLCGLSLGGILALHYATANPDKVASLVLIGTQYKMPKKLLKVQNTVFHILPNSLFQKQGISKQDMISLTKSMMDLDFTTCLKKIVCPTLVVCGEKDKANRNASIQLKTLLLNANLVFIKHAGHEVNIDAPEALATVLSSFYDEKDIKYR; encoded by the coding sequence ATGCCGTATATATTTTTACATGGATTAGGACAGGATCTATTATGCTGGAATGATGTGTTAAAATTTTTGAAAATATCGGAGATAGAAAATATGCATTGCCCATCTCTATGTTCTTTCTTAAAAAAGGATGCTGATTATGAATCCTTATATTCTGCATTTGTATCCTATTGTGAACAGTTTCAAGAACCGCTTCATTTATGTGGATTATCATTAGGAGGTATTCTTGCGCTGCATTATGCGACTGCAAATCCTGATAAGGTAGCATCTTTGGTGTTAATTGGAACACAGTATAAAATGCCAAAGAAATTGTTGAAGGTTCAAAATACTGTCTTTCATATATTGCCAAATTCCCTTTTTCAAAAACAGGGAATCTCAAAACAAGATATGATATCTCTTACCAAATCTATGATGGATTTGGACTTTACAACCTGTTTAAAAAAGATTGTTTGTCCTACTCTTGTTGTATGTGGAGAAAAAGATAAGGCGAATAGGAATGCATCTATACAGTTAAAAACATTACTGTTAAATGCAAATCTTGTTTTTATAAAACATGCGGGACATGAAGTGAATATTGATGCACCAGAAGCTTTAGCGACTGTATTATCTTCATTTTATGATGAAAAAGATATAAAATATAGATAA
- a CDS encoding metallophosphoesterase, whose translation MKKRTWIIVLAVVMVIVTGVWLWWGNSALQMHHINIANKKIPTSFQGYRIVHLSDLHNAQFGDDNEKLLSMINKENPDMIAISGDLIDSRKTNVSIALDFLEKAQKIAPCYYVNGNHEAASSEYESLKKKMKALGITVLEDEKTILKKGKESITLMGLQDPAFTSDYLFTDTKETALENLMSDKKSEDYTILLSHRPELFLKYADAQVDLVLSGHAHGGQIRLPFLGGIVAPNQGLFPKYDGGVYTHEKTTMIVSRGLGNSILPLRINNRPEIIVIDLQTK comes from the coding sequence ATGAAAAAAAGAACATGGATAATAGTGTTGGCTGTAGTTATGGTTATCGTTACAGGTGTTTGGCTTTGGTGGGGAAACAGTGCATTGCAGATGCATCATATAAACATTGCCAATAAAAAGATACCCACTTCTTTTCAAGGGTATCGTATTGTACATTTATCTGATTTGCATAATGCACAGTTTGGAGATGATAATGAAAAACTGCTAAGCATGATCAATAAAGAAAACCCAGACATGATTGCGATTAGCGGAGATTTAATTGATTCTAGAAAAACAAATGTATCGATCGCATTGGATTTTTTGGAAAAAGCACAAAAGATTGCTCCATGTTATTATGTAAACGGCAATCATGAAGCTGCAAGTTCTGAATATGAATCGTTAAAGAAGAAAATGAAAGCGCTCGGTATCACTGTTTTGGAAGATGAAAAAACCATACTGAAAAAAGGTAAAGAAAGTATAACATTGATGGGGTTACAAGATCCTGCTTTTACATCGGATTATCTTTTTACTGATACAAAAGAAACAGCACTTGAAAATTTGATGTCTGATAAAAAGAGTGAAGATTATACGATTCTGTTATCTCATCGACCGGAATTATTTTTAAAATATGCAGATGCACAGGTAGATTTAGTGTTAAGTGGTCATGCGCATGGCGGACAAATTCGTCTTCCTTTTCTTGGAGGAATTGTAGCACCAAATCAAGGTTTATTCCCAAAATATGATGGTGGTGTATATACGCACGAAAAGACTACCATGATTGTAAGCAGAGGACTTGGAAACAGTATCCTTCCATTGCGTATCAATAATCGACCAGAAATCATTGTGATAGATTTGCAAACTAAGTAA
- the rsmB gene encoding 16S rRNA (cytosine(967)-C(5))-methyltransferase RsmB, translating to MKAREFAWEALCAICLENTYSNLYLRKHLDSVEEADRSLATMIIYGTLQNARLCRYEWSDFVKRKPDDKIALLLDMSVYQLLFMEKIPSYAIINDAVELAKKKSHAKVGNMVNAILRNVMKQGKKEISGNFVEKLALETSHPEWIVQMWKAQYGEEICKNICFSNMETKPQSARVNTLKTTKEEVLKDPMFEEGKLAKYAVVYKGTSIASTTWYKEGKLAIQDEASQLVAEVLDPKPKESILDVCAAPGTKSMHIAQLMENKGELICGDIHEHRVKLMEESAQRLGVKIVNAKCMDATVLDGVKEDFDRVLCDVPCSGYGVLSRKSDIKYHMKSEDMDTLLPLQQSILQCASAKVKQGGILVYSTCTLNKKENEKQVAKFLKEHEDFILLEERTIFPFEYNSDGFYMAKMQRKG from the coding sequence ATGAAAGCTAGAGAATTTGCATGGGAGGCATTATGTGCAATCTGTTTAGAAAATACATACAGCAATTTATATTTACGTAAACATTTGGATAGTGTAGAGGAAGCAGACCGCTCACTTGCGACAATGATCATTTATGGAACACTTCAAAATGCACGCTTATGTCGATATGAGTGGAGTGATTTTGTTAAGCGTAAACCAGATGATAAAATTGCATTATTGCTGGATATGAGCGTATATCAGCTTTTGTTTATGGAAAAAATACCATCTTATGCGATTATCAATGATGCAGTAGAGCTGGCAAAGAAAAAAAGTCATGCAAAAGTTGGAAATATGGTAAATGCGATATTACGTAATGTGATGAAGCAGGGAAAAAAGGAAATTAGTGGTAATTTTGTGGAGAAACTGGCACTTGAAACTTCCCATCCAGAGTGGATCGTACAAATGTGGAAAGCACAGTATGGAGAAGAAATCTGTAAAAATATATGCTTCAGCAATATGGAAACCAAACCGCAAAGTGCACGAGTGAATACCTTAAAAACAACGAAAGAAGAAGTTTTAAAAGATCCTATGTTTGAAGAAGGAAAACTGGCGAAATATGCAGTTGTTTATAAAGGAACATCCATTGCTTCTACAACCTGGTATAAGGAAGGAAAACTGGCTATTCAAGATGAAGCAAGCCAGCTTGTGGCAGAAGTCCTAGATCCAAAACCTAAGGAAAGTATTTTAGATGTATGTGCAGCTCCAGGCACAAAATCTATGCATATTGCACAGTTAATGGAAAACAAAGGAGAACTAATCTGTGGAGATATTCATGAACATCGTGTAAAACTTATGGAAGAAAGTGCGCAGCGTCTAGGAGTAAAGATTGTAAACGCAAAATGCATGGATGCGACCGTATTAGATGGAGTGAAAGAAGATTTTGATCGTGTTTTATGTGATGTTCCATGTAGTGGATATGGTGTATTATCAAGAAAAAGTGATATTAAATATCATATGAAAAGTGAAGATATGGATACTTTGCTTCCTTTGCAGCAAAGTATTCTTCAATGTGCATCTGCAAAAGTAAAACAAGGTGGTATTTTGGTTTATTCAACATGTACATTAAATAAAAAAGAAAATGAAAAACAAGTAGCGAAATTTTTAAAGGAACATGAGGATTTTATACTGTTAGAAGAAAGAACGATTTTCCCATTTGAATACAACAGCGATGGATTTTATATGGCAAAAATGCAAAGAAAAGGTTAA
- a CDS encoding phosphatase PAP2 family protein: MSNKKWIWLPYAIGCLALVIGTFYDYTITDFLYKKMPYFGIFFEKIALFPLIVMVSFSFAIFARFYRNKLWEIVSFITCIYALWDLKKYWISYDNLFIWSGVAVLAIVLWFLLHILTKQLSYDFIKRRIHWFQFYVCVLLSAMLLTTVIKMVWGRIRYRQLEHALQFVPWYQIRLFSGNVSFPSGHTTAFSAILCFLEWKENPYEKVPKWKFFLIWGLLLAMPISRMIQGAHYLSDTAVGFMITYTMYLVYRYWFRKRGYL, encoded by the coding sequence ATGAGTAATAAAAAGTGGATATGGCTTCCATATGCAATTGGATGCCTAGCATTAGTGATTGGAACATTTTACGATTATACAATTACGGATTTTCTATATAAGAAGATGCCTTATTTCGGAATATTTTTTGAAAAGATCGCATTATTTCCGCTGATTGTCATGGTATCTTTTTCCTTTGCGATATTTGCACGTTTTTATCGAAATAAATTATGGGAAATAGTTAGTTTTATCACATGTATCTATGCTTTATGGGATTTAAAAAAATATTGGATATCTTATGATAACCTGTTTATTTGGAGTGGTGTTGCTGTATTGGCTATTGTCTTATGGTTTTTGCTACATATACTAACAAAACAGCTTTCCTATGATTTTATAAAGCGTCGCATACACTGGTTTCAGTTTTATGTGTGTGTTTTGTTAAGTGCGATGCTTCTTACAACAGTTATAAAAATGGTTTGGGGAAGAATTCGCTATCGGCAATTGGAACATGCTTTGCAGTTTGTACCATGGTACCAGATTCGTTTGTTTAGCGGAAATGTTTCTTTTCCCAGTGGACATACAACCGCATTCTCTGCTATCTTATGTTTTCTGGAATGGAAGGAAAATCCCTATGAGAAAGTGCCAAAATGGAAATTCTTTCTTATTTGGGGATTGTTATTGGCAATGCCGATATCAAGAATGATACAGGGAGCTCATTATTTAAGTGATACAGCAGTTGGATTTATGATAACGTATACGATGTATTTAGTATATCGTTACTGGTTTCGAAAGAGAGGGTATTTATGA
- the priA gene encoding replication restart helicase PriA — MKLAYVFVEHPIHHLDHTFTYCADGYTLTRGMRVQVPFGSKTIVGFVEKVEDISDEEVRRFPYTLKPIISQIDQFPLLNEELYELGNWMAQRYIAPKISCFQCMLPSKLKPSSTHGSIRMEAWVRICKQNDTKLTAKQQSAYEDLQKEKEMLRSVFYEKWKIPGKKLIALGLVEVFEKEKKAILENIEKNKEEEFILQEDQKKVIAQVEQEKHHRVFLLHGVTGSGKTEVFLRLASKEIEKGKQVLLLVPEISLTPQMVKRVKQRFGAHVAIYHSGLNAQEKYEQYQLVKEHKVQIVVGTRSAVFMPFDRLGLIVMDEEHDTSYKQDSTPRYHCRDIAIYRGKYHDAKVLLASATPSLESYARAHKGVYALLQMPHRINGNFPSVRIVEMRKSVAKGESYLLSDALLDAIYDRLQKKEQVILLLNRRGYTPILRCISCGYVQMCPHCDVAMSYHKEEKVLKCHTCGYSMNVPTHCPNCHEASWRYLGLGTQKLEEFVQIKFPDARILRMDADTTTRKHAHENLLKSFDEGHADILLGTQMIAKGLDIEKVTLVGIVNGDALLNRSDYRSAEMTYDLLEQASGRSGRGEYKGEVIIQAYDPNHYAIQCAAHHDYLSFFQQEMQYRHLTGYPPYRYLVSMVFSSKNNQDVQQSVEAAMRILSKKENCKILGPAQLHKIRDEERCRILLKGKDEQLLIHYVKDVYDKHLQTKQKARLDIDLSPYMLD; from the coding sequence TTGAAACTGGCTTATGTATTTGTGGAACATCCAATTCATCATTTGGACCATACGTTTACTTATTGTGCAGATGGATATACATTAACTCGCGGTATGCGTGTACAAGTACCTTTTGGTTCTAAAACTATCGTTGGATTTGTGGAAAAAGTAGAGGACATAAGTGATGAGGAAGTACGTCGTTTTCCTTACACTCTAAAGCCTATCATCTCACAAATTGATCAGTTTCCTTTGTTGAATGAGGAATTATATGAATTAGGTAATTGGATGGCACAAAGATATATTGCCCCTAAAATCAGCTGTTTTCAATGTATGCTTCCATCAAAGTTAAAGCCAAGTTCTACACATGGGTCAATTCGTATGGAAGCATGGGTAAGAATATGTAAGCAGAATGATACTAAATTAACTGCTAAACAGCAAAGCGCCTATGAAGATTTACAGAAAGAAAAAGAAATGCTTCGTTCTGTTTTTTATGAAAAATGGAAAATACCAGGTAAAAAACTTATCGCATTAGGTCTTGTAGAAGTATTTGAAAAAGAAAAGAAAGCTATTCTAGAAAATATAGAAAAAAATAAAGAAGAAGAGTTTATCTTACAGGAAGATCAGAAAAAAGTAATTGCACAGGTGGAACAGGAAAAGCATCATCGTGTATTTTTGCTACATGGAGTAACAGGAAGTGGAAAAACAGAAGTCTTTTTGCGTCTGGCAAGCAAAGAAATTGAAAAAGGAAAACAGGTTTTACTTCTTGTGCCGGAAATTTCTTTAACACCGCAGATGGTGAAAAGGGTAAAACAGCGTTTTGGAGCACATGTGGCAATCTATCATTCAGGATTAAATGCACAGGAAAAATATGAGCAGTATCAGCTTGTGAAAGAACATAAGGTACAAATTGTTGTAGGGACAAGAAGTGCTGTTTTTATGCCTTTTGATCGTCTTGGATTGATCGTTATGGATGAAGAACATGATACAAGTTATAAGCAGGACTCTACGCCTAGATATCATTGTCGGGATATTGCGATATATCGAGGAAAATATCATGATGCGAAAGTCTTGCTGGCAAGTGCTACTCCATCTTTAGAATCGTATGCCAGAGCACATAAAGGGGTGTATGCTCTTTTGCAGATGCCACATCGTATCAATGGAAATTTTCCATCTGTTCGTATTGTAGAAATGCGTAAATCAGTTGCGAAAGGGGAAAGCTATTTACTAAGCGATGCTTTATTAGATGCTATCTATGATCGTTTACAAAAAAAAGAACAAGTCATTCTTTTATTGAATCGCAGGGGATATACTCCTATTCTTCGCTGTATTTCCTGCGGCTATGTACAGATGTGTCCACATTGTGATGTTGCTATGTCTTATCACAAAGAAGAAAAAGTGTTAAAATGTCATACATGCGGTTATTCTATGAACGTACCAACCCATTGTCCAAACTGTCATGAAGCAAGCTGGAGATATTTGGGATTAGGTACACAGAAATTAGAAGAATTTGTCCAAATTAAATTTCCAGATGCTAGAATCTTGCGTATGGATGCCGATACAACCACAAGAAAACATGCACATGAAAATCTATTAAAAAGTTTTGATGAAGGACATGCAGATATCTTGTTAGGGACACAGATGATTGCGAAAGGATTGGATATAGAAAAAGTTACACTGGTAGGTATTGTTAATGGAGATGCCTTGTTGAATCGAAGCGATTATCGAAGTGCGGAAATGACGTATGATTTGCTGGAACAGGCAAGTGGAAGAAGTGGAAGAGGAGAATATAAAGGAGAAGTTATCATACAGGCATATGATCCCAATCATTATGCGATTCAATGTGCTGCTCATCATGATTATTTATCTTTCTTTCAACAGGAAATGCAGTATCGTCATCTAACGGGCTATCCACCTTATCGCTATCTGGTTTCTATGGTCTTTTCTTCCAAAAATAATCAGGATGTACAGCAAAGTGTAGAAGCAGCGATGCGTATACTTTCAAAAAAAGAAAACTGTAAAATACTGGGACCTGCCCAATTGCATAAGATACGTGATGAAGAGCGCTGCCGTATTTTATTAAAAGGAAAAGATGAACAGCTTTTAATACATTATGTAAAAGATGTATATGATAAACATTTACAAACAAAACAAAAAGCAAGACTGGATATAGATTTATCCCCTTATATGCTGGATTAA
- a CDS encoding DUF975 family protein, giving the protein MWNRKQLKSNAKALMKRSYLMMFLASLIIMVLSGDFNTTFIETNFSVNVPYQDITIQLPFYVDWLSPEKFTWIVNNFLKITLITSIISIIYTIFIANPLRIGKARFFILNREQEPSLKELFSIFDGQYLNIVKIAFITDVKIILWSLLLIIPGIVKSYEYSMIPYILAENPSLSTKEVFQRTYELTSNRKMDLFILDLSFFGWLLLCGLTMGIGLVFLQPYMDATQAEAYAFLKKDKDGNEEKIPGETILDKMSHIPGAE; this is encoded by the coding sequence ATGTGGAATCGCAAACAATTAAAAAGCAATGCGAAAGCATTGATGAAACGCTCGTATTTAATGATGTTTCTTGCTAGTTTGATTATCATGGTTTTATCTGGAGATTTTAATACTACCTTTATTGAGACAAACTTTTCTGTTAATGTTCCCTATCAAGATATTACGATACAACTTCCTTTTTATGTAGATTGGTTATCTCCTGAAAAGTTCACATGGATTGTAAATAACTTTTTAAAAATTACTCTTATCACTTCCATCATCTCCATCATTTACACAATTTTCATCGCAAATCCTTTACGTATCGGTAAAGCTCGATTCTTTATATTGAATAGAGAACAAGAACCAAGTTTAAAAGAATTGTTTTCTATATTTGATGGGCAGTATTTAAATATCGTAAAAATTGCTTTCATTACAGATGTCAAAATCATCTTATGGTCACTTCTGCTTATTATTCCTGGAATTGTAAAGTCTTATGAATACAGCATGATTCCTTATATTCTGGCAGAGAATCCATCCTTAAGTACCAAAGAAGTATTCCAAAGAACTTATGAATTAACATCAAATAGAAAAATGGACTTATTTATTTTAGATTTATCATTTTTTGGATGGTTATTGCTGTGTGGATTAACGATGGGTATTGGCTTGGTATTCCTGCAACCATATATGGATGCCACCCAAGCAGAAGCGTATGCTTTTTTGAAAAAAGATAAAGATGGAAATGAAGAAAAAATACCAGGAGAAACCATTCTAGATAAGATGTCACATATCCCTGGAGCAGAATAA
- a CDS encoding IS1182 family transposase: MAMTKRNGKNDTIILNTIEELVPQDHDVRMLESCIDWNFIYPLVENLYSDVGRPSIDPVVLFKMIFINIIFGIDSMRKTCKEIQVNLAYRWFLGISMDERVPNYSTWSQNYIRRYSNSEVFEKIFDQILKQAISYGFVDMETVYGDSTHQKANANKNKYTDEEVEIMKKIYENDLLDEINKDREEHGKKPIKSNEKEELNFDEETGKLKRDIQTKHIKISKTDSESGCFHKGEKEKCFAYSHQTFCDRNGFVLASVCVAGNVHDSVSFFSAYKVLNDKYMDQIKNVCLDAGYITPAICKTVLENGQKMYAPYKRPMTKKGYYKKYEYVYDEGYDCYLCPNNKVLSYSTTNKLGYKEYKSNPKDCENCPLRGRCTSSKNFQKVVTRHVWEEYREEVMDEIRHTPEWKEIYPRRKESIERVFADCKEHHTLRYTRLRGLQKNQHQSLMIFACYNLKRMSRWRWKNLSKTAQNLIKSTILNYFKKKEKRYLFISTTLSTI, translated from the coding sequence ATGGCAATGACAAAAAGAAATGGAAAAAATGATACTATCATACTGAATACAATAGAAGAATTAGTACCACAGGATCATGATGTTAGAATGCTGGAAAGCTGTATCGACTGGAATTTTATCTACCCTCTTGTAGAAAATCTTTACAGTGATGTTGGAAGACCAAGCATAGATCCTGTGGTTCTTTTTAAAATGATCTTCATCAATATTATTTTCGGAATAGATTCAATGAGAAAGACTTGTAAAGAAATACAAGTAAATCTTGCATATCGCTGGTTTCTAGGAATCTCCATGGATGAAAGGGTGCCAAATTATTCTACCTGGAGTCAAAATTATATCCGAAGATATAGTAACAGCGAAGTATTTGAAAAAATATTTGATCAGATATTGAAACAGGCAATCTCTTATGGCTTTGTAGATATGGAAACTGTATATGGAGACTCCACACATCAAAAGGCAAATGCGAATAAAAACAAGTATACAGATGAAGAAGTTGAAATCATGAAGAAAATATATGAAAACGATCTGCTGGATGAGATAAACAAAGATCGCGAGGAACATGGGAAAAAGCCGATAAAATCAAATGAAAAGGAAGAACTGAATTTCGATGAGGAAACAGGAAAGCTGAAAAGGGACATACAAACAAAGCATATCAAAATCAGTAAAACAGATTCGGAGAGTGGCTGTTTCCATAAAGGTGAAAAAGAAAAATGTTTTGCTTATTCACATCAAACATTTTGCGATAGAAATGGATTTGTACTGGCAAGCGTATGTGTTGCGGGAAACGTACATGACAGCGTGTCTTTCTTTTCAGCGTATAAAGTATTAAACGATAAATATATGGATCAAATAAAAAATGTATGTCTGGATGCGGGCTATATAACACCGGCAATATGTAAGACGGTATTAGAAAATGGGCAAAAAATGTATGCGCCTTATAAAAGACCAATGACAAAGAAAGGATATTATAAGAAGTACGAGTATGTATATGATGAAGGATATGACTGTTATCTGTGTCCAAATAATAAGGTGCTTTCATACAGCACGACAAACAAGCTTGGATATAAAGAATACAAATCAAATCCAAAGGATTGTGAGAACTGTCCTTTAAGAGGAAGATGTACATCATCAAAGAACTTTCAGAAAGTAGTGACACGTCATGTATGGGAGGAATACCGGGAGGAGGTAATGGATGAGATAAGACATACACCGGAATGGAAAGAAATCTATCCAAGGCGTAAAGAAAGCATAGAGAGGGTGTTCGCAGACTGTAAAGAACATCACACGTTGAGATATACCAGGTTAAGAGGGCTACAAAAAAATCAGCATCAGTCGCTGATGATTTTTGCGTGTTATAATCTAAAAAGAATGTCCAGATGGAGGTGGAAAAACCTCTCTAAAACTGCACAAAATCTAATAAAAAGCACAATTTTAAATTATTTTAAGAAAAAAGAAAAGCGATACTTGTTTATAAGTACCACTTTGTCAACAATCTGA